The window GCTGTGCCCGGGTTCCCAAGGATTGCGGGTGGGGCCGTGCAAGCGGCATTCGGTGGTGGCATTGAAGCCGAACTCCGGCGTGGCGGTGCGGGCGAAGGCAGCGAAGCCGGCGCGGCGGAAGCGCGCCATCAGCTCGGAATCGGTGGCCGGGACGATGCCCCCGCCCGTCATGCGCGAACCGCTGTCGCAGGGAATGCCGCGCGCATGCAGCACCAGGTCCTTGAGCAGGAAGGGGACGCCGGCGAAGGGGCCCTCGCTCGCATGTTCCAGCGCGGCGGGGAAGATGTCGATCAGGGCGTTGAGCGCTGGATTGAGCTGCCGGGCCGCGGCCCGCGCCGCTTCCATGACTTCGCTTGCGGACACATGTCCGGCACGGATCTGCTGCGCGAGCGCGGTCGCGTCCAGGCTTGCGTAGTCGCTGATTTGCATTGGGTGTCGCCTCCAGTCGTTGTCGTGAGCGGGCCGGTGCGGCCGCCGCAGGCATTGAAGCAGCGCGGCGCGAGGGCGCCTACCGTTCAATTGGAGGAGGGAGGGCCGGCCCGGCCGGCGCAGCGGCGGCGGTCAGCCCAGCAGGCGCGAGGCGAGGGCGCCCTTGTCCGATACCTCCAGCTTGGCGTAGGCCTGGCGCAGGTGGTGCCTGACCGTGGTCGGCGCGATGCCGAGCCGGCGCGCGACTTCCTTGTGCGACAGCCCGCTGCCGAACAGGCGCGCCACCGCCAGCTCGCGCGGTGCCAGCAGGTCGCCGGGCGCCGGTGGACTGGCGCGCATCAGCAGCAGGTCGCCTTCCGGCTCCCAGCTGAGCCGGATGCGCGCGTTGGCCAGGTGGCCGCCGGTGCCCGGCTGCAACCGCAGCCGCAGCGGCTCTGGCAGGGCGGCCCCGTGCCACCCCGGCCACGCCTGCTGCAATTGCGCGAGGAAGCTGGCATCCGCATGCAGGATGCGGCCCCAGGCATCCGCCAGCGCTGCCGCCTGTGGCACCGCGGCCGTATCGTGCACGGCGCGCATGGCACGCAGGCGGCATTGGCGATTGTGGTCGAGCGCGGCGTCCAGGTGGCCGATCACGCAAGCCACCAGGCGCACATCGCGTTCGGCGTAGGGCCGGCGGCCCGGCGCGCGGTAGAGCGACAGATGCGTGGCGCGGCGCGCCGGCAGCGCGACCTGCGCGCCGCACAGCACGTGGCGGATGCGTTGGCGCGCGCACAGGATCCGCATCGGCGCCGGCAGGGGCGCGTGGCGCACGCACAGCGCGACCGCGTGGCCGGCATGTCCGGCATGCCCGCCAGGCCCTGCGGCGAGCGCGACCAGCGGGTCGTCGGCCTTGCATTGCTCCCACTCGGCCACGAAGTCCGGCGCGGTGTCCAGCGTCTGGCTGCTGTGCAGCGACGGCCCGCCCGGCGTGAGGGTCGAACAGCCCAGCCAGGCGCTGTCGAAATCGATGAACTCGCGCAACAAGCCCAGCACCTGCCGTTCGAAGGCACCGATCGGCTCGTGCAGGGCCAGGCGGTAGAGCGGCAGCAGCAGGCGGCTGACACTCGCGGCAAGCCGCAGCTCGCGCGAGGTTTCACCAACGGCCGGGCCGGCAGGGTGCTGGATCATCGTGGTCTCCGGCAGGCACTCGCTCGGTGCCGCTTGGTCATGGTGCGTGGGCGGCTGGCACGGAACGGCGGGCGTTCAACAAGCGGTGCGCGCCGCGGGCCCTGCCGGAACGGCGCTCCCGCATGCCGGCCGGCGTCGACGCCGGTGGCACCACCGGGCGGCGTCTATGCCGTTTCCCACTGGCAGGATTCTGCCGCATCCGGCGGTGGCGCATACCGTTTTCGGCACGATGACGGTGCCAGCGCGCAGCTGGGCGCCGGCCGGGCCGCCGCGCGCAGGGGGGCGCGGCGACGGAGCCGGCTCAGCGCGGGCGGAAGCGCCGTGCGGTGCCCTCACGCGTGATGCGCTCCCACACCACCTGCTTTTCCCCGTCGCTCAGGAAGACCCAGTTGCTGACCTCGGCGGCGGTCCGTCCGCAGCCCTGGCAGATCTCGTCGAACAGGGTCGAGCAGATGCCGATGCACGGACTGTCCGGCCGGTCGAACAACTGCTCGTCACCCGCGGCGTGCGGAGCGACGGGGGAAAGCGGCTGGAGATCTTGTGAGTCGGACGGCATGCGGAAGACGGGGAGGGCGGGTGCCGGAGTGGATCGGGGGCACATTATACGTGCCCCGGCGTCAGGGGCCGCCTCGCGCAGGGCAGGACAAGCCCGAGCCAGGCGCGGCCAGGGGCACCGGTCCGCGCCGTCCGGCGGGATGACTTCGCGGGTAATTGAGAGCAGTTCGGGGCAGGCCTAGGCTGTAGCCATCCGCCAAGCCAACCTGGAGACACACATGCCCCACGATTCCGCCGCGATCGATGCCGCGCCAGCCGTCGACGACCGCATCCGCTCCGTGGTCGACACCGTCCTGCTGGGCTCGCCGGTGGCGCGCGCCCTGGGCGTGCGGCTGCACCGGCTGGAAATCGACCACGTGGAACTGCTGCTGCCGTTCCATGCCGACCTCGTCACCCATGGCGATACCGTGCACGGCGGCGTGATCGCCACGCTGGTGGACATCTGCGGCGCCGCCGCGGCCGGCTCCGGCGCCGATGCCGGGACGCTGCAGGGCGGGGCGACCAGTTCGCTGGCGCTGCAGTACCTGGCGCCAGCGCGCGGCACCGACCTGCTGGCGATCGCGCGGGTGCTGCGCCGTGGCCGCAAGCAGGTCGCCACCGATATAACGGTCCATGCGGGCGGCAGCGACGGCGAACTGGTGGCGAAGGCGCTGATGGGCAGCGTGCTGTTCTAACCCGACGCCCGCGTGGCCTCCGCTCGGCGGCCACCGCTCGGAGCCTCTCGATTTCGCATATTAAGCAATTAACGGCCAGGCTTTTTTCAACACATCGGAAACGGCTACGCCGGGGCTCACAGACAAGGCAGGGCAGGATCAGGCCGGGTTTTGGGGAAGCTTGGGGAAGGTTGGGACACTGTTAGAGCGGGCATCGGCCGCTCTCCGGGCGCGAATGGCGCCGGTGGCCGTCACCGGCTGTCCCGGATGGGGGCAGTCGGCCGCGAACGGCTATCAGTCAGCAAGCGTTCGCGGCCATGTCCGGCCTGCGCCGGGGCCTGGCCTCAGGCCCGCCAGCCGCCCTCGAGGCAGGCGAGGGCGGCCGCTACGATCAGTACTTCCACAGGATCTTCTGCAGTTCCTTCGGATCGTTGGTCTTGGTCAGCGCCAGCGCCATCAGGATGCGGGCCTTCTGCGGCAGCTGGTCGTCGGTGACGATCCAGTCGTACTTGTCGTCCGGCTGCTCGGCATTGCGGATCACCACGCCGCTGCCGGTGCGCGAGGCGCGCACGATCTGCACGCCCTTGGCACGCGCGGCCTTGAGCGGCTCGACCATGTAGTCGCCCACGCTGCCATTGCCGGTGGCCGCGAAGACGATGGCCTTGGCGCCGTTCTTGACGGCCGCGTCGACGCTGGCCGGGTTCACGTTGCCGTAGGCGTAGACGATGGCGACTTCGGGCAGCTTGTCCAGCTTGTCGATGTCGAACTCGGTCTGCATGGTGTGCGGACGCGCCGGCAGGCGGAAGAACAGGGTGCGGCCCTCGACCACGTAGCCCAGCGGGCCGAACGGCGAGCGGAAGGTCTCGGTCTTGAAAGTATTGCTCTTGGTGACGTCGCGGCCGGTATGGATCTCGTCGTTCAGCACCACCAGCGTGCCCTTGCCGCGCGAATCCGGGTTCGAAGCGACCAGCACCGCGTCATACAGGTTGAGCGCGCCGTCGGCGCCCAGTGCCGTGCCCGGGCGCATCGAGCCGACCACCACCACGGGCTTGTCGCTCTTCAGCGTCAGGTTGAGGAAATAGGCGGTCTCCTCGATGGTGTCGGTGCCGTGGGTGATCACGATACCGTCCACGTCCGGCTGCTTGAGCAGCTCGGAGACGCGCTTGCCCAGCTTCAGCAGGCGCTCGTTGTTGAAGCTCTCCGAACCGATCTGGAAGATCTGCTCGCCCTTCACGTTGGCGACCTTGCTGATCTCCGGCACCGAAGCGATGATCTTGTCGACCGGAACCACGGCCGACTGGTAGGCAGCGGTATTGGTGGCCGAGGCGCCGGCGCCGGCGATGGTGCCGCCGGTGCCGATGATGACGATATTGGCCTTGCGGGCTTCGCTCTGCGCACTGGCCGGCGCGGTCGTGGCAGCGGCCGGGGCCAGTTGCGCCTGCGCGGTGCCGGCGTTCAGGCCGGCGGCCAGCAGCAGGGCGCTGAGGGTGGTGAGACGGGTGAAACGGGTAAAACGCTTCATGATTCTCCTCGTATAGGCATGCGCGGCGGCACCTTGTGGGTGGCCGTCCGCGTCGACTATCGGTCTGGGCAAACCGCACTCCGGCCTGTCTTACAGGAGCCGGTCCGCGCGGAGCCGGAACTATACGGGAGCAGGGGCAAATGTGTCGACATTTGGTAACACGGGGTTTTCCCGTAAAGATGTCGGCGGGGATTGTCGCGCCCGTGGGCGCGGCGCCGACTGTCGGCGCGCCGGTCGCGTCGGCGGCGGCCCGTCATTCGATCCCATCGCGCCATGAGCGATCCCTGCTTCCGCCTCGCCGTGCCGGACGGCCTCGAACCGCTGTTGTGCGGCGCACAGCGGGATACCGCGCACCGGTTTACCTGGCAACGGGCTTCGATGAGGACAGGGCGAGGCTTCGTCAAAGCGAGCCGAGCCCAAGGCTATCTATCGCAACTCCTGGCCAATAGCGAGCAGTCCTGTCGAGCCTAGGGAGGTGGTGGAAGGATTCGCGGTGGCGGCAGGTCTGATTCCAGAGAGTCGTGTGGGCGCCTGCGGCGACTCAAAGAGCCTCGACCGTCGGCTCGCCGACAGCAAGCACGTCGACACACAGTGTCTCGGTGATGACGGCGAAGTGCTGCAAGCCGTCGAACTGCCGACAGGTATCCGCGGCGAAGCGAGCGAGATATTCAGATTGTCGAACGCGATAGAAGCAGCCGCGGCCGAGTCCAGTGGACCGGGCGGCTTCGCCGTCGAGATCGCTCTCGTCACGTCGCTGATAGGCCGCGGGCGATGCGAAGGCAAGACGCAGGATGCGGTCGATCTCATGGTTGCGCAGCAGCAGACGAAATCCTTCCCAGTCTTCGAGAACGCTTTCGATGGATACGCGGGGGGAGCCATCGGGAAGGATCTCCCAAAACTCATACCTTTGCTGCGTGGCCGTCCTTTCAGAGATGGCGAATCTTGAACACCTTCATATCAGCTTGCGTGGTGGAGGGCGATCGTACTCCGGATAAGCGTGGCGCCAGTCCGCCCCGCCAACACGCTTGCCCTCTTCCATGATCATGAGCGTATTCCCAGGCTTCGGATACGCAGTGAGTGGGCGCCCGTCCATTCGATCGATATCAAAGATATCGATCAGGTAGGCCGTGGGCGTCTTCATCAGGATCGCATAGATGAGGACTGGTATGCCCTGATCCAGGGCGATCAGATCCCGTCCGAGCGTGATGGCGTCGCAGCCGCTTTTCTCAGTTGCTTCATCATGAACGACCGCAAGATAGTAGGAATCTCCAATTTCACGTACTCGGCAGGTTTTGATCGGTGCTCGCCATTGCAGCGTCCGCTTCCCGTATAGGGGCTCGCAGACTTCAATCAGGAAGTCCAACAGGGCGCGCTCGTGGGGAGCCAGGGGGCGAGAAAGTGCCATTCAGATTCCTGAGACAGAGGTAGTCGGATAGAGCCGACGCGGACCCGCGGGGATTCCGGAGGTGCGGTCCCTGGCTTCCTCGGCAAGAGCGTGCGTCCGCGTGGTCTGCCACGGCTTGTCATGTCAATCGGGCAACGTCTGAATCAAAGCAGCTTGCGGGGTGGGGCGAGAACAGTGTCCTGATAGAAGCGACTCCAGTCTGCCCCGCCGACACGCTTGCCCGCTTCCATGATCATCAGGCTATCGCCCGGCTTCGGATAGGCCGTGAGTGGGCGCCCGTCCATTCGATCGATATCGAAGACATCGATCAGGTAGTCGGTTGGCGTCTTCATCAGAGTCGCATAGATGAGGACTGGCACGCCCTGATCCACCGCAATCAGATCCCGTCCGAGGGTGATGGCGTCGCAACCGCTTTTCTCAGTTGCTTCATCATGAACGACCGCAAGATAGTAGGGATCTCCAATTT of the Cupriavidus malaysiensis genome contains:
- a CDS encoding asparaginase, encoding MKRFTRFTRLTTLSALLLAAGLNAGTAQAQLAPAAATTAPASAQSEARKANIVIIGTGGTIAGAGASATNTAAYQSAVVPVDKIIASVPEISKVANVKGEQIFQIGSESFNNERLLKLGKRVSELLKQPDVDGIVITHGTDTIEETAYFLNLTLKSDKPVVVVGSMRPGTALGADGALNLYDAVLVASNPDSRGKGTLVVLNDEIHTGRDVTKSNTFKTETFRSPFGPLGYVVEGRTLFFRLPARPHTMQTEFDIDKLDKLPEVAIVYAYGNVNPASVDAAVKNGAKAIVFAATGNGSVGDYMVEPLKAARAKGVQIVRASRTGSGVVIRNAEQPDDKYDWIVTDDQLPQKARILMALALTKTNDPKELQKILWKY
- a CDS encoding helix-turn-helix transcriptional regulator gives rise to the protein MIQHPAGPAVGETSRELRLAASVSRLLLPLYRLALHEPIGAFERQVLGLLREFIDFDSAWLGCSTLTPGGPSLHSSQTLDTAPDFVAEWEQCKADDPLVALAAGPGGHAGHAGHAVALCVRHAPLPAPMRILCARQRIRHVLCGAQVALPARRATHLSLYRAPGRRPYAERDVRLVACVIGHLDAALDHNRQCRLRAMRAVHDTAAVPQAAALADAWGRILHADASFLAQLQQAWPGWHGAALPEPLRLRLQPGTGGHLANARIRLSWEPEGDLLLMRASPPAPGDLLAPRELAVARLFGSGLSHKEVARRLGIAPTTVRHHLRQAYAKLEVSDKGALASRLLG
- a CDS encoding DUF1289 domain-containing protein, yielding MPSDSQDLQPLSPVAPHAAGDEQLFDRPDSPCIGICSTLFDEICQGCGRTAAEVSNWVFLSDGEKQVVWERITREGTARRFRPR
- a CDS encoding PaaI family thioesterase, which gives rise to MPHDSAAIDAAPAVDDRIRSVVDTVLLGSPVARALGVRLHRLEIDHVELLLPFHADLVTHGDTVHGGVIATLVDICGAAAAGSGADAGTLQGGATSSLALQYLAPARGTDLLAIARVLRRGRKQVATDITVHAGGSDGELVAKALMGSVLF